The Cicer arietinum cultivar CDC Frontier isolate Library 1 chromosome 1, Cicar.CDCFrontier_v2.0, whole genome shotgun sequence genome contains the following window.
TATACAAATTGATCatgtttatttataatataaaacaattcACACACAATTGCCTAATTTAGTAACacatatatacacatataacaTCAATCCACACAAAATCATAAagtctaaataataaaaataaaagtgttacaacatataatttatttttttattgaatttattattcaatcataaagtctaaataataaaaataaaagtgttacaacatataatttatttttttattgaatttattattCATGTGATTCTGAAAAGAATGAATCTTAATAATTGAAAGTTCAGTTTAAAAATaagtcaaatttaattaaaatttattttagttaagattcaattattcaaaatcttctataattcttttttttacgACTAAATAACTACTAATTAATTTAGTGATCTAAATATGTCAATTGTACGAATATAATTATCGATATAATCATTACATAAATACAcatatccttttttatttatttatttaatctaaaaatcattaaaaaaaacaaaggtaaaaaaaaaattggagatACAGACATTACTCataaaatgaaaaaggaaaatgttaaaaaaaaaattccttcaattatttttatttattttttaaacatttagCATTTAATAACAAGAgtactaattattattttataaaacagCTTTCAtagctcagttggttagagCACCCGTTTAGTAAGCGGGAGGTCTCGAGTTCAACTCTCAATGAaagcaaataattaatttttatttttataaacattacaattctataatataccattttttttttcctcttaaaATATTccataaacatataaaatatatagttcTATTTAAgggtttcttttttatttattgatgtgAATTTGTAGTTTTCAATTTCATGTTTTAAGAGAGTTAAAGGCAATGTCCAAGTCTTGCAAGGGATTGGCCGTGGAGCTAGTCAAGTGCCTCAGTGAATCTGATTGTGTTAAGGTTCGGTTTATAGTATTTCTTTGatgttattgaattttttaaaaagatttttttttgttttcttcacttttttaatgtttaattttgattattgtgCTGCTAAATGGATTATGTTTATTTGTTGGTGAACAGGTTGAGAATAGATCATATAGGGAGTGTTCTGGAGAGAAGAGTCCATCAATATCAAGTGAGTGTGTTGGACTTAGGGAAACCTATTTCAATTGCAAAAGAGGCCAGGCAAGTGTTTATTTCTTGCTTTTATCATGTTAACTTTTAGGCAAGTTTGATACCTATTGGTTTAATGTTGATTGGTGCTTGAAAAtcgtttgaaaaaaaataagaagagaaaacaaatttgtgtctcaaaactcaattCATATTTGTTGTTGCCTCGCCGTTTTTGTCAAATTGTCAGTTGTGTATACGAATAAGACCACGAGCTTCTACTTCCAAAGAGCGGCATTGGTCATTATCATTGTTTTGAGCAATTTTTAGGTACTGGTCTATGGCACTGCCTGgcttttatttgatttataattaataatgcaAGGTTGCCAATATTTTCTATTTGGGTGTTTTACCGCTAGCATTTACTATAGGGCATAAGCTTGAAGTTGTGAGTTGAAGAAGTCAAATTTAGATTGAATGAATGTTGAGTATTTCATGATTGGTCCCCTTTTTGGAACTATCATTTTTCATATGGattcttccttttcttttcgAGGTGACTAAATGCATCTTTACAATGTGATGGAGTTCAGCCAAATAATCTGGTTATTTGTAAACTATAGTACTACAAAAACTAAGGCACAAAGAGATGTTAGTAACTTACATATGGCTAATAATTATCATGAGTGATAGGATGAAC
Protein-coding sequences here:
- the LOC101495930 gene encoding uncharacterized protein, with translation MSKSCKGLAVELVKCLSESDCVKVENRSYRECSGEKSPSISSECVGLRETYFNCKRGQIDMRARIRGNKGY